Proteins from a single region of Verrucomicrobiota bacterium:
- a CDS encoding LamG domain-containing protein: MYHFSKAVLVGVLYLIFFHAPGYAVEKNDIIIYLALDGDAKNSAREEYQGKGYALEFTTDRFGNAGKALWLNNAKSFIEIDKSNELYLQNTPFTIIAWMKFNLDNPDNAAISKHQAGSFNGYGIGITQNKFVFYLNQDPRLMSQKAYNDDQWHMVAAVYDKETMRLYVDGIQDCQQAVKYTNINSSPLYIGTCDSSINRVNAVFKGCLDDIFIIGNALSPEQVLSFYNASKP; the protein is encoded by the coding sequence ATGTATCATTTTTCAAAGGCCGTCTTGGTAGGGGTTCTTTATCTCATTTTCTTTCATGCCCCTGGATATGCAGTAGAGAAAAATGACATTATTATTTACCTGGCCTTGGATGGGGACGCAAAAAATAGTGCACGTGAGGAGTACCAAGGCAAGGGATACGCACTCGAATTCACCACCGACCGTTTCGGTAATGCCGGTAAAGCCCTGTGGCTGAATAACGCCAAGTCATTTATCGAAATTGATAAAAGCAATGAACTGTATCTGCAGAATACTCCTTTTACGATTATTGCATGGATGAAGTTTAACTTAGATAACCCTGATAATGCTGCGATCTCAAAACATCAGGCCGGATCATTTAATGGTTATGGTATCGGGATCACACAGAATAAATTTGTCTTTTATCTCAACCAAGATCCGCGCCTTATGAGCCAAAAGGCGTACAATGACGATCAGTGGCACATGGTTGCAGCGGTCTATGACAAAGAAACCATGCGTCTTTATGTCGATGGTATTCAAGACTGCCAACAAGCGGTCAAGTATACTAATATCAACTCTTCCCCCCTCTATATTGGCACATGTGACTCCAGTATCAATAGGGTTAATGCTGTATTCAAAGGATGTCTTGATGACATCTTTATTATTGGAAATGCCCTCAGTCCTGAGCAAGTTCTCAGTTTTTATAATGCTTCCAAACCGTAG
- a CDS encoding redox-sensing transcriptional repressor Rex — protein sequence MNPLVPRKTVYRLSVYFRCLQRLLENAVETVSSQTLSKIAGVTPSQLRKDLAHFGNFGLKGVGYNVPDMVKQIALLLGTNKLKPVVLVGVGDLGSALLSYRGFQKEGFEIIAGFDVDLKRKRSKKFDIPILPMTGLKNFVQENHIKMAIITVPPFSAQEACNHLVECGIDGILNFVPIRLAVPDRVVVNSVNLAMELENLSYFIK from the coding sequence GTGAATCCCCTCGTCCCTCGAAAAACCGTTTACCGGCTTTCCGTCTATTTCCGTTGCCTACAAAGGCTTTTGGAGAATGCCGTAGAAACAGTCTCTTCTCAAACACTCTCAAAAATCGCTGGTGTAACCCCCTCGCAACTCAGAAAAGATCTCGCCCATTTTGGTAACTTCGGGCTCAAAGGAGTCGGTTATAACGTCCCGGATATGGTGAAGCAAATTGCGCTTTTACTGGGCACAAACAAACTCAAGCCGGTCGTACTTGTCGGGGTCGGTGACTTGGGTTCGGCTCTTCTTTCTTATAGGGGTTTCCAAAAGGAGGGCTTTGAAATTATTGCAGGCTTCGACGTGGATCTGAAAAGGAAACGCTCAAAAAAATTCGATATCCCGATCCTCCCGATGACTGGGTTAAAAAATTTTGTGCAGGAAAACCATATTAAAATGGCAATCATTACTGTTCCCCCTTTTTCGGCCCAGGAAGCTTGTAATCATCTGGTAGAATGTGGAATCGATGGAATACTGAATTTCGTCCCGATTAGGCTTGCGGTCCCTGACCGCGTAGTGGTCAACAGTGTCAATCTGGCTATGGAACTGGAAAATCTTTCCTATTTTATCAAATAA